Proteins encoded together in one Lysinibacillus sp. FSL K6-0232 window:
- a CDS encoding 2,3-butanediol dehydrogenase has protein sequence MKAARWYKAHDIRVENIEEPVIAPEKVKIKVHWTGICGSDLHEYAAGPIFIPVEQPHYVSKDIAPIVMGHEFSGEVVEIGDGVTSVQVGDSVVVEPILACGECAACKKGKYNICKHLGFHGLSGGGGGFSEYTMVDEKMVHKMPEGLSYEQGALVEPAAVALHSVRQSKLKAGDKAAVFGTGPIGLLVIEALRAAGAAEIYAVELSEERAAKALELGATAVINPKEEDAVARLLELTNGGVDVAFEVTGVPVVLQQAIDSTTFEGETIIVSIWESTAAIQPNNLVLSERSVKGIIAYRDIFPAVMELMTQGYFPADKLVTKRIALDEVVTEGFEALMKERNHIKILVNSQA, from the coding sequence ATGAAAGCAGCAAGATGGTATAAAGCACACGATATCCGCGTAGAAAACATTGAAGAACCAGTCATCGCACCTGAAAAAGTAAAAATTAAAGTACATTGGACTGGTATTTGTGGCAGTGATTTACATGAATATGCAGCTGGGCCAATCTTTATTCCAGTGGAGCAACCTCATTATGTAAGTAAAGATATTGCACCAATTGTCATGGGACATGAATTCTCAGGAGAAGTTGTTGAAATTGGCGATGGTGTCACATCTGTTCAAGTGGGCGATTCTGTTGTTGTTGAGCCTATCCTTGCATGTGGTGAATGTGCCGCTTGTAAAAAAGGAAAATACAATATTTGTAAACATTTAGGTTTCCACGGTCTATCTGGTGGTGGCGGAGGCTTCTCCGAATATACAATGGTCGATGAAAAAATGGTACACAAAATGCCAGAGGGTCTTTCCTATGAACAAGGGGCGCTTGTAGAACCAGCAGCCGTAGCATTGCATTCAGTACGTCAAAGTAAGCTAAAAGCTGGCGATAAAGCTGCTGTTTTTGGCACAGGTCCAATCGGGCTACTCGTAATTGAAGCATTACGTGCAGCAGGTGCAGCAGAAATTTATGCTGTAGAGCTTTCAGAAGAGCGTGCGGCAAAAGCTTTAGAGCTTGGTGCAACAGCCGTTATTAATCCTAAAGAAGAAGACGCCGTTGCGCGCTTACTTGAATTAACAAATGGTGGCGTAGATGTTGCCTTTGAAGTAACAGGTGTGCCAGTTGTCTTACAACAAGCCATCGATTCTACAACATTTGAGGGCGAAACAATTATCGTGTCTATTTGGGAATCTACAGCTGCTATTCAGCCAAACAATCTTGTCCTATCAGAGCGTTCTGTAAAAGGTATCATTGCTTACCGCGATATCTTCCCTGCAGTTATGGAGCTGATGACACAAGGCTATTTCCCTGCCGACAAGCTTGTGACAAAGCGTATTGCACTGGATGAAGTTGTGACAGAAGGCTTTGAAGCACTTATGAAGGAACGTAACCATATTAAAATTCTTGTAAACTCTCAAGCATAA
- the vrrA gene encoding VrrA/YqfQ family protein, producing MVFRPPYPYPMYPSGMRMPMPTPPQMSPQSFFPPGGFPAQPRIPGGFPMANGIGSFGGQMPMPPVQEPSKIGSFLQQANSLFNTAKTYTPYIQQAMPMVKNIPSLLKLYKGFQGLPAAGAGAAAAAEATGSARASGGSRRSARQSESFTPPEPLPSKPRIFQPPM from the coding sequence ATGGTATTTCGACCACCTTATCCATACCCTATGTATCCCAGTGGCATGAGAATGCCTATGCCAACACCTCCACAGATGTCACCACAGTCCTTTTTCCCGCCTGGAGGCTTCCCTGCTCAACCACGAATTCCAGGCGGCTTTCCGATGGCAAATGGAATAGGTTCCTTTGGAGGACAAATGCCAATGCCACCTGTGCAGGAACCGTCTAAAATCGGTTCATTTCTACAGCAAGCCAACAGCTTATTTAATACGGCTAAAACCTATACGCCTTATATTCAGCAAGCAATGCCAATGGTGAAAAATATCCCGTCACTGCTAAAATTATATAAAGGCTTCCAAGGACTCCCCGCTGCCGGTGCTGGCGCAGCAGCTGCGGCTGAAGCGACGGGCAGTGCAAGAGCCTCTGGTGGAAGCAGACGATCTGCAAGGCAAAGTGAATCATTTACGCCGCCTGAACCACTACCATCTAAGCCAAGAATTTTCCAACCACCGATGTAA
- a CDS encoding 4-hydroxy-3-methylbut-2-enyl diphosphate reductase, whose protein sequence is MQVLKINPRGYCYGVVDAMVIARNAALDKTLPRPIYILGMIVHNKHVTDAFEEDGIITLDGDNRLEIIEQVETGTVIFTAHGVSPEIREIAKRKGLVSIDATCPDVTVTHDLIREKSAEGYDIIYIGKKGHPEPEGAIGVAPDHVHLVQSSNDIDALELTNDKLLVTNQTTMSQWDVAHLMDSLKEKFPHIEVHKEICLATQVRQEAVAKQAGEADLLIVVGDPKSNNSNRLTQVSVEIAGTPSYRIADVSELKIEWLKDINTVAVTAGASTPTPIVKEVIAFLEQFDEHDASTHTIKRTVTLDKILPKIKTPAPVEKIMPY, encoded by the coding sequence ATGCAAGTATTAAAAATTAATCCACGTGGCTATTGCTACGGTGTTGTGGATGCGATGGTTATTGCACGAAACGCCGCACTCGATAAAACATTACCAAGACCTATCTACATTTTAGGGATGATTGTGCATAATAAACATGTCACAGATGCATTTGAAGAAGATGGTATTATCACATTAGATGGCGATAATCGTTTAGAAATTATTGAACAGGTTGAAACGGGTACTGTTATTTTTACAGCACATGGTGTTTCGCCTGAAATTCGTGAGATTGCAAAGCGCAAAGGCCTCGTGTCCATTGATGCTACATGCCCTGATGTAACAGTTACGCACGATTTAATTCGTGAAAAGTCTGCAGAAGGTTATGATATTATTTATATTGGTAAAAAAGGACATCCTGAACCAGAAGGTGCTATTGGTGTTGCACCCGACCATGTCCACTTAGTACAATCCTCTAACGATATTGATGCGCTAGAGCTAACCAATGATAAATTACTTGTCACAAACCAAACAACAATGAGTCAATGGGATGTTGCTCATTTAATGGATAGTTTAAAAGAAAAATTCCCACATATTGAAGTACACAAAGAAATTTGTTTAGCTACGCAAGTTCGTCAAGAAGCTGTTGCGAAACAAGCGGGCGAAGCGGATTTACTCATTGTTGTAGGTGACCCAAAATCAAATAACTCAAATCGTTTAACACAAGTTTCTGTTGAAATCGCTGGCACACCATCCTATCGTATTGCGGATGTTTCAGAGCTGAAAATAGAATGGTTAAAAGACATTAATACCGTTGCTGTCACTGCGGGTGCTTCAACACCAACACCGATTGTCAAAGAGGTAATTGCCTTCCTCGAACAATTTGATGAGCATGATGCATCGACACATACGATTAAACGTACAGTAACATTAGATAAAATTTTACCTAAAATTAAAACACCTGCACCTGTTGAGAAAATTATGCCTTACTAA
- a CDS encoding response regulator, whose translation MAQITVLLIEDDPMVREVNRQFIEKVEHFQVIGQASNGLDGITQIHQLQPDLVFMDIFMPEQDGITSLRKIRELDLPVDVITVTAANDMETVKQVLHLGVFDYIMKPFSFERVQGTLENYLRFKKQTQTERALTQGELDQLFHYRGGHGHVIQANTLQSEQNLPKGFNRATLDKVVHFLQSVDGASAEDVAMGVGIARVTARRYLDYLEKQGSITMDVHYGGVGRPINYYFSK comes from the coding sequence ATGGCACAAATAACCGTATTATTAATTGAAGATGATCCAATGGTGCGAGAGGTCAATCGTCAATTTATTGAAAAAGTTGAGCATTTTCAAGTAATTGGACAGGCATCAAATGGCTTAGATGGTATTACACAAATTCATCAGCTCCAGCCAGACTTAGTATTTATGGATATTTTTATGCCAGAGCAAGACGGTATTACAAGCCTACGGAAAATACGTGAGCTTGATTTACCAGTAGATGTAATTACCGTGACAGCCGCCAATGATATGGAAACTGTGAAGCAGGTGCTACATTTAGGTGTCTTCGATTATATTATGAAGCCGTTTTCATTTGAACGAGTCCAAGGAACACTTGAAAATTACTTGCGCTTTAAAAAACAAACACAAACAGAACGTGCTCTTACACAAGGTGAGCTTGACCAGCTATTCCATTATCGCGGCGGGCATGGTCATGTAATACAGGCTAATACATTACAGTCAGAACAGAATCTACCAAAGGGCTTTAATCGTGCAACGCTTGATAAGGTTGTCCATTTTTTACAATCGGTGGATGGCGCATCTGCAGAAGATGTAGCAATGGGTGTTGGCATCGCCAGAGTTACCGCAAGAAGATATTTAGATTACTTAGAAAAGCAGGGCTCTATTACCATGGATGTCCATTATGGTGGCGTTGGTCGCCCTATTAACTATTATTTTAGTAAATAG
- a CDS encoding ATP-binding protein, with protein MERKIMFLTFFILMLSFSIGGTFLLGFVMNGQKTDLRDQALLVAKTVSQLPEIKNYIAQPNFQEATAHIHPVVEEIRDINEAQYIVVLDMQRRKYAHPNPQEIGQISQSSDLNAAFTEHYYTSIAHGEHGNMMRAFVPIMSNEGQQIGVVIVGYSVLTVVELLQSMQIELMITIVLSLFFSAWGAHTLGLHIKKQMFGLEPHEIAKMYVERTETFNAMHEGIIAIDNELTITIFNEKACDILGVHERPSTLIGQKIFHVLPDTRLPEILELDQPIFNRELYINNHSIMSNRIPIQVNGKTVGAVAMFKDRTEVKKLAEELTGVKAFVQALRVQTHEHKNKLHTIAGLLQLGHYEQALTYLTQVKEEHDEITNFLNERIKNENISGLLLSKISYAKEQGIRLDIDRESRFTTFPPNLDHHDFVILFGNLIENAFDAVKDAQVEEKVIHVSVDEDDDVLAILVSDNGVGMTDEIKKHIFDNGYSTKEKSYRGIGLYLIKEIIHKGQGDIEVVSEPNKGTSFLITFYYC; from the coding sequence ATGGAACGAAAAATTATGTTTCTGACATTTTTTATTCTTATGCTTTCCTTTAGTATTGGTGGTACTTTTTTATTAGGGTTTGTGATGAATGGACAAAAGACAGACCTTCGTGACCAGGCATTACTTGTAGCTAAAACGGTTTCACAGCTTCCTGAAATTAAAAATTATATTGCACAGCCAAATTTTCAAGAGGCAACAGCGCATATTCATCCAGTTGTAGAAGAAATTCGTGATATAAATGAGGCACAATATATCGTTGTGCTTGATATGCAAAGACGCAAATATGCTCATCCAAATCCACAGGAAATTGGACAAATCTCACAATCTAGTGATCTCAATGCCGCTTTTACAGAGCATTATTATACATCCATTGCACATGGTGAGCATGGCAATATGATGCGTGCCTTTGTGCCTATTATGAGCAATGAGGGGCAACAGATTGGCGTTGTCATTGTAGGCTATAGTGTGCTAACAGTAGTGGAATTACTGCAATCAATGCAGATCGAGCTAATGATAACGATTGTACTATCATTATTTTTTAGTGCATGGGGTGCACACACATTAGGGCTACATATAAAAAAGCAAATGTTTGGGTTAGAGCCTCATGAAATAGCCAAAATGTATGTAGAACGAACAGAAACCTTTAATGCGATGCATGAAGGGATTATTGCCATTGATAATGAGCTGACCATTACTATTTTTAATGAAAAGGCATGCGATATACTAGGTGTTCATGAACGCCCTTCCACATTGATTGGGCAGAAAATATTCCATGTGTTGCCAGATACACGGCTTCCTGAAATTTTAGAGCTTGATCAACCAATCTTTAATCGTGAGCTATATATTAATAACCATAGTATTATGAGCAATCGCATCCCTATACAGGTGAATGGCAAAACAGTTGGAGCCGTTGCGATGTTTAAAGATCGTACAGAGGTGAAAAAGCTTGCGGAGGAACTAACAGGTGTCAAGGCATTTGTCCAAGCGTTACGTGTACAAACACATGAGCATAAAAATAAACTGCATACAATTGCTGGGTTGTTACAGCTTGGTCATTATGAACAGGCATTGACCTACTTAACACAGGTGAAGGAAGAGCACGATGAAATTACGAATTTTTTAAATGAACGTATTAAAAATGAAAATATTTCAGGGCTATTGCTTAGTAAAATTTCCTATGCCAAAGAACAAGGTATTCGCTTGGACATTGACCGTGAAAGTCGCTTCACAACATTTCCGCCGAATTTAGATCATCATGATTTTGTTATTCTATTTGGGAATTTAATTGAAAATGCCTTTGATGCAGTAAAGGATGCACAAGTTGAGGAGAAAGTAATTCATGTATCAGTTGATGAAGATGATGATGTGCTAGCCATCCTTGTATCAGATAATGGGGTTGGTATGACAGATGAAATCAAGAAGCATATTTTTGACAATGGCTATTCCACAAAAGAGAAAAGTTATCGTGGGATAGGGCTTTATTTAATAAAAGAAATTATTCATAAAGGGCAAGGGGATATCGAAGTTGTGAGTGAGCCAAATAAAGGAACTAGCTTTTTAATCACTTTTTATTATTGTTAA
- a CDS encoding TRAP transporter substrate-binding protein — MKKFILGTIITVLLLIIVISVQQGLLLAKPLPYDDEQTGLSTQITIHLSHVVAENTPKGQAANKFAELVEEKTAGKVKVHVYANASLFNDENEFRALQKGDVEMIVPTFSKMTTYVPSWQVLDLPYLFHTEEQIHEVLTGTIGEQLLAELEPLRLRVKGLGFWYNGFKHLTSADQPIHTFEDLQGLRIRTMPSRTLEKQFEAVNAKPTSVSFSELFTDLETHTIDAQENTASNIYSKGFYKVQKHMTITQHGILGYAVLINESFWNSLPEKIQKQIIAAMKETTEWQFEQARSMNDQDMQKLMQQDHFNVYTMSKQERLRFKEQLTPVYDFYKTHIQTNDILTEIEKVVTP, encoded by the coding sequence ATGAAAAAATTTATTCTAGGAACTATTATCACTGTTTTATTGTTAATTATTGTGATTAGCGTGCAGCAAGGCTTACTACTAGCCAAACCCCTTCCTTATGATGATGAACAAACAGGATTAAGCACACAAATTACGATACATTTAAGTCATGTTGTAGCCGAAAATACACCAAAGGGACAGGCTGCTAATAAATTTGCTGAGTTAGTAGAGGAAAAGACAGCTGGTAAGGTCAAAGTACACGTTTATGCAAACGCCTCTTTATTTAATGATGAAAATGAATTTCGTGCTTTACAAAAAGGTGATGTCGAAATGATTGTCCCTACATTTTCGAAAATGACAACATATGTACCTAGCTGGCAGGTGCTTGATTTACCCTATCTCTTTCATACAGAGGAGCAAATACATGAGGTGCTAACAGGGACAATCGGTGAACAATTATTAGCAGAACTAGAACCGCTCCGTCTTCGTGTGAAAGGGCTTGGCTTTTGGTACAACGGCTTTAAACATTTAACCTCTGCCGACCAGCCCATTCATACCTTTGAAGATTTACAGGGCTTACGTATTCGCACAATGCCGAGTAGAACATTAGAAAAACAATTTGAAGCAGTGAACGCAAAACCAACATCGGTATCCTTTAGCGAGCTTTTTACAGATTTAGAAACACATACAATTGATGCACAGGAAAATACCGCCTCCAATATTTATTCTAAAGGCTTTTATAAAGTACAAAAGCATATGACCATTACCCAGCATGGCATTTTAGGCTATGCCGTTTTAATCAATGAAAGCTTTTGGAATTCATTACCTGAGAAAATCCAAAAACAAATAATCGCAGCTATGAAAGAAACAACAGAATGGCAATTTGAGCAAGCAAGATCAATGAATGATCAAGATATGCAAAAACTGATGCAACAGGATCATTTCAATGTTTATACAATGAGTAAGCAAGAAAGACTACGCTTTAAGGAACAGCTTACACCTGTATATGATTTTTATAAAACGCATATCCAAACAAATGATATTTTAACAGAGATTGAAAAAGTTGTGACACCCTAA
- a CDS encoding dicarboxylate/amino acid:cation symporter, producing the protein MRINFKNLTVQVIIAIILGIIVGAVFPEFGAKLKILADIFIKLIKMLIAPIIFLTVVIGIGSMGDVKKVGKIGGKALIYFEVVSTFALAIGLIVVNLVQPGKGFNTDAASKADISQYTNAAAEDHGFGAFILQIIPENVVGALANGELLPVLFSAVLFGLAAAAIGEPAKPVIKFFEQVADIFFKIVNMVMKISPIGAFGAMSYTIGNFGLKSLQNLGFLMLSVYMTMFIFIVVVIGIIAYYFKFNIFKFIKYIKDEIFIVVGTSSSESALPSMMRKLENYGCSKQVVGLVLPTGYSFNLDGTSIYLSMAALFIAQAYGIDLDIWQQLTLLAILMLTSKGAAGVTGSGFITLAATLAAFPMIPVEGIALLIGVDRFMSEARAVTNLIGNGVATVVVSKVEKEFDFEQEKRALAGQVTTAP; encoded by the coding sequence ATGCGGATAAATTTTAAAAACTTAACAGTACAAGTGATTATCGCTATTATACTCGGTATTATTGTTGGGGCTGTCTTCCCAGAGTTTGGCGCAAAATTAAAAATATTAGCAGATATTTTTATTAAGCTTATCAAAATGTTAATTGCACCAATCATCTTCTTAACAGTTGTTATCGGGATTGGCAGCATGGGTGATGTGAAAAAGGTTGGGAAAATTGGTGGAAAGGCATTAATTTATTTTGAAGTTGTTTCTACATTTGCGCTGGCAATTGGCTTAATCGTTGTCAACCTTGTTCAGCCAGGTAAAGGCTTTAATACAGATGCAGCTAGCAAAGCAGATATTTCTCAATATACAAATGCAGCGGCTGAGGATCATGGCTTTGGAGCATTTATTTTACAAATTATTCCTGAAAATGTAGTAGGAGCTCTAGCAAATGGTGAGTTATTGCCTGTTTTATTCTCTGCTGTTTTATTTGGGCTAGCTGCTGCTGCTATTGGCGAACCAGCAAAGCCTGTTATTAAATTTTTCGAACAGGTAGCGGATATTTTCTTTAAAATTGTTAATATGGTAATGAAAATCTCGCCAATTGGGGCATTTGGGGCAATGAGTTATACAATTGGTAATTTTGGTCTAAAATCGCTGCAAAATTTAGGATTTTTAATGTTATCAGTCTATATGACAATGTTTATTTTTATCGTTGTTGTTATCGGTATTATTGCATACTACTTTAAATTTAATATTTTTAAATTTATTAAATATATTAAAGATGAAATATTTATTGTTGTTGGAACATCCTCATCAGAGTCAGCATTGCCTTCAATGATGCGTAAGCTAGAAAATTACGGCTGTTCAAAGCAAGTAGTTGGACTAGTATTACCAACAGGCTATTCCTTTAACCTTGATGGAACATCTATTTATCTATCGATGGCAGCGCTGTTTATTGCCCAAGCCTATGGTATCGATTTAGATATTTGGCAACAGCTTACATTGCTTGCAATTTTAATGCTTACATCTAAAGGGGCTGCGGGTGTAACAGGCTCTGGCTTTATTACACTTGCTGCCACACTTGCTGCATTCCCAATGATACCAGTAGAGGGAATTGCCCTATTAATCGGTGTAGACCGCTTTATGTCAGAGGCACGTGCTGTGACCAACCTGATTGGTAATGGTGTAGCAACAGTTGTTGTATCAAAAGTAGAAAAAGAATTCGATTTTGAGCAGGAGAAACGTGCGCTTGCAGGACAAGTGACAACGGCTCCATAA
- a CDS encoding DUF2164 domain-containing protein has product MAMFIRFTKAQQEMMIEDIQRFFYNQRDEELSEFEAERLLDFMKEHIAPYIYNAALSDAKYVVERQYASIEEELMALERPINRK; this is encoded by the coding sequence ATGGCTATGTTTATTCGTTTTACAAAGGCACAACAAGAAATGATGATTGAGGATATTCAACGTTTTTTCTATAATCAGCGAGATGAAGAGCTAAGCGAATTTGAGGCAGAGCGTTTATTGGACTTTATGAAAGAACATATTGCGCCATACATTTACAATGCGGCATTATCCGATGCAAAGTATGTGGTAGAAAGACAATATGCTTCTATTGAAGAAGAGCTAATGGCATTAGAACGACCAATCAATAGAAAATAA
- a CDS encoding Nif3-like dinuclear metal center hexameric protein, protein MKAVNGQEIIQVFESWSPKKLACMDNDPIGLAIGTLNKPVHKVLVTLDVNEAVASEAIDKGCELIIAHHPPIFRRLANIRTDNPAGRLYEKLIKHDIAVYAAHTNLDVAAGGVNDLLADALQLEQRTILEETYSESLLKLAVFIPTANAEHLREALATAGAGRLGDYEACSYTSIGEGRFRAAAGANPFVGTVGELHMEEEVKVEVVFPESIKNRVIKAMLNSHPYEEPAYDIIRLEQRTNQMGLGRVGYLPEEMTLQQFASYVKQQLDVPAVRVVGDLQSKVQKVALVGGDGNKYIYAAKRAGADVFLTGDMYFHTAQDAQAIGLQIVDPGHHVEKVMIAGVAKKMATLCAEKKYHVEFVQSAIHTEPFLFV, encoded by the coding sequence ATGAAAGCAGTAAATGGTCAAGAAATCATTCAAGTGTTTGAATCATGGTCACCGAAAAAGCTAGCTTGTATGGATAATGATCCAATTGGACTTGCCATTGGTACATTAAATAAACCTGTTCATAAAGTGTTAGTTACATTGGATGTCAATGAAGCTGTAGCGAGTGAGGCGATTGACAAAGGCTGTGAGCTAATTATTGCACACCATCCTCCAATTTTTAGACGTCTTGCTAATATTCGCACAGACAATCCAGCAGGACGCTTATATGAAAAGCTAATTAAGCATGATATTGCTGTGTATGCAGCTCATACGAACTTAGATGTAGCTGCAGGTGGTGTTAATGATTTATTGGCAGATGCTTTACAGCTTGAGCAGCGTACCATTTTAGAAGAAACTTATTCAGAAAGCCTTTTAAAGCTTGCTGTCTTTATCCCAACAGCGAATGCTGAACATTTGCGTGAGGCACTAGCAACGGCAGGTGCAGGACGACTTGGTGATTATGAGGCATGTAGCTATACATCTATTGGTGAAGGGCGCTTTCGTGCAGCAGCAGGTGCAAATCCATTCGTAGGGACTGTTGGCGAATTACATATGGAGGAAGAGGTAAAGGTAGAGGTTGTCTTTCCAGAATCCATTAAAAATCGCGTCATAAAAGCGATGCTAAACAGCCATCCATATGAGGAGCCTGCCTATGATATTATCCGTCTTGAACAGCGTACAAATCAAATGGGCTTAGGGCGTGTAGGCTATCTACCAGAGGAAATGACCTTACAGCAATTTGCAAGCTATGTAAAGCAGCAGCTAGATGTACCAGCAGTGCGTGTAGTAGGCGATTTACAGTCAAAGGTTCAGAAAGTTGCACTCGTTGGTGGTGATGGCAATAAATATATTTATGCAGCAAAACGTGCAGGAGCAGATGTCTTTTTAACAGGAGATATGTATTTCCATACAGCGCAGGATGCACAGGCGATTGGCTTACAAATTGTTGACCCTGGTCATCATGTGGAAAAGGTGATGATTGCAGGCGTTGCCAAGAAAATGGCGACACTATGCGCAGAGAAAAAATATCATGTTGAATTTGTCCAATCAGCCATCCATACAGAACCATTTTTATTTGTATAA
- a CDS encoding tRNA (adenine(22)-N(1))-methyltransferase yields the protein MNAQKLSKRLETVAKFIPSGAIVADIGSDHAYLPCYSVHRGIASYAIAGEVVKGPYESAVGQVQKEGLTEKITVRLADGLAAIEAADHVDTITIAGMGGPLIVSILEKHPEKLQGVTRLILQPNIHAKVIREWALAHQWAIVDEEILEEDDKIYEILVLQRGQMELSEAEILVGPRLSQRRSPAFIKKWLREKENWQRVLRSIADAEQTPEIEAKRAELTALIHLVEGVL from the coding sequence ATGAACGCACAAAAACTATCAAAGCGATTAGAAACAGTCGCAAAATTTATTCCTTCAGGAGCTATTGTTGCTGATATTGGGAGTGATCATGCTTATTTACCATGCTATTCCGTTCATAGGGGGATTGCCTCGTATGCCATTGCAGGAGAGGTTGTTAAAGGACCTTATGAATCAGCAGTCGGGCAGGTACAAAAGGAAGGGCTAACAGAAAAAATTACAGTACGTCTTGCTGATGGGCTGGCAGCGATTGAAGCGGCTGACCATGTAGACACAATAACAATTGCTGGCATGGGCGGACCTTTAATTGTTTCTATTTTAGAGAAGCATCCAGAAAAGCTGCAAGGTGTAACACGTCTTATTTTACAGCCGAATATTCATGCCAAAGTAATTCGCGAATGGGCTTTAGCACATCAATGGGCAATTGTTGATGAAGAAATTTTAGAAGAAGATGATAAAATCTATGAAATTCTCGTATTACAACGAGGACAAATGGAGCTTTCAGAGGCAGAAATTTTAGTTGGTCCTCGATTAAGCCAACGTCGCTCACCGGCATTTATTAAAAAGTGGCTGCGTGAAAAGGAAAATTGGCAACGAGTATTGCGATCCATTGCAGATGCAGAACAAACACCTGAAATTGAAGCAAAACGTGCAGAGTTAACGGCTCTGATTCATTTAGTGGAAGGGGTTTTGTAA
- the cccA gene encoding cytochrome c550, whose amino-acid sequence MKNNPVVPYILILAFGIGLIFFMSLQGADNKKEIAAEHEGGESTETTEANDDGSALVQSCIGCHGGDLTGGMGPNLHGLDEEHIVDVLVNGIEGTPMQPNMKTEDEAKAIAEYISTLE is encoded by the coding sequence ATGAAAAACAATCCAGTCGTTCCTTACATCTTAATTCTCGCATTTGGTATTGGTCTTATTTTCTTCATGTCTTTACAAGGTGCAGATAACAAGAAAGAAATTGCTGCTGAACATGAAGGTGGCGAATCTACAGAAACAACAGAGGCGAATGATGATGGCTCTGCATTAGTACAATCTTGTATCGGTTGTCATGGCGGTGACTTAACAGGCGGTATGGGTCCAAATCTACATGGTTTAGATGAAGAGCATATCGTAGACGTTTTAGTAAACGGTATTGAAGGTACACCAATGCAACCAAACATGAAAACAGAAGATGAAGCAAAAGCAATTGCTGAATACATCTCTACATTAGAATAG